GGCCTCGTTTGCTCTGCTCTACAGAGCGGCCACTTGTCCCCAGGGCTCCGGCCAAGTGCAAAGAGAAGGGCAAAGGTGGGCCCCGCGCAGCTCTTGGGGGAGCCAGCTCCCTGCTCCGCCCCGCGCCGGCAACCCCGCTCACGTCTCCTCCCCGGCCGGGCGGCCCACAGCCCCACACGTGCATTCCTCCCACACCCCGGCACCCCTCCGACGATCACGGCTTTCCTGTCCCCCAAATGATGGAATGACGGCGGGCCTTACGACCTGTCCTGCCCTACTGACAGCTTCCAGCAGCCAGCCAGGGTGGCTCCGAGCCCGGCCCGTGCCCACGCCCCTGGAGCAGCTGGGGGGCTCCAGCACCTGCTCTCCCTGTGAGGAggcggcccccaccccccaccgcccacGGGCTGCTGAGGATTCGAGAGCCATGAGAACTTCCGACTATGAGAACTTTGACTTCCAGGTTTAGGGAATGTGCCAGGTGCGCAGATCAGCTCTGGAATTCATCACTCTCCTCGGGCCGCGGCCTGTGCTGGTGCTCCCCTCCTAGGTCTGCAAAGGGGGGAAATGCCAGTTAGGAAACGGGGGCGCCCCCGGCTGCCGGGAGGCCTGGCTCGAGGGCCGGCCGCGCTTCCTTCTCAGCTCCTGGGCATTCTCGGGAATTAGGGCTTTCTCTTCCTAAGCAGCACTGCTTCCACTAGTCCCCGGGAGGGAAAATACCCGCTGGGGCTTTGTGTGTTCTGgaagcagggggcgggggcagctggCAGCCCCAGGCTAAGGGGAGGCGTTGCTGTCAGGGGGACGTGAGGGCGCTCGCACAAGGCCTCGTCCAGAATACACAGCTTCCCGAAGGGAGGCGTGGGGGGCAGGCTGGGCTTCTAGCCATCGTTAGATGGGGTGGCCTGCCTCTGAGCCATCCCACACCCTCGGGGAGCAGGGGCCTTGTGCAGGCCCGGCTGGAACAAACCCTCCGCTGTTTGGGGCTGGCACGAGGACGCATGCCTGAGCGGCCCTGGAGGCCGGCCATCCAGCTGCAGCACGTCGCAGCAGCAGGGGCCCCAGAGGGGCCGGGGCCAGCTACCTGGGAGGGAGCTAGAGGACAGCAGCTGCAGGCTGTCCAGGACCCCGTCCTCGTACAAGGCCAGCTTCTGCACCATCTTCTGTCGGGCCGGGTTGATGACGATCTGCGGTGGCTGCGATGACGCGGAGCTGCTCAACAGTGatcctggcgggggggggggggtagcccTCTCAGCTGCAGCAGCCACTGTCCCTGGGAAGTCCTCAGTGACGCTTCTGGCCTCAGCACTCTTCCCACCCCCAGCTTAGCTCCTGGCCCCCTTGGGACAGGAGTCCTCAGTGCCATCGGTGAAGGAAGGGCCTGGGAGGGGCCGGGCTGTCGCCCCAGCTCCTGGCTAGGCCAGGAAGCCAGTCCCGCATAAAGCCTTCCTTGTTCCCGGCTTTCAGGAAGTCAGCTCCTGGCCTCGTCTCACCCACCTGGAGGTCAGGGCTGGGAACCGACTAAGGACAGAGTGAGATGGAGAGTGGGCGCCTGGGGCTCTCCTCCCGAAAGGCTGGGGGGTCCCTCTCCCGGGTCCCCGCACCCAGGTACCTTCCACAGCTGTCAGCTGGGGCCCTGGGCCACCGCCCCAGCTCGGCTCCTGGCTGGCGCCCCCCCCGAGCACTGCCGGCCTGCCCGAGGGGGGCCGCGGCCCCCAGGGTGGCCCCCTGCGCAGAGCTGCCCGGCAAGGCCAGGCCCGGGGGGCAGCTGGGGCTCATGTGCCAGGAACACAGGGCGGCGGACAGGCCGGACACACTCTCGTCGCTCTCCACGGGCTGGTTGGGGCCTTTCTGGAGCCACTCCGTGGCCTGGGCCGGTGCTCCCGACGGAGCCGCCAGGGGCTGCCGTGGGCTGGCGCCGCTGCTGGGGACGGACACGTACGAGTTCTCCTGCGGGGATGGGGGGCCGTGGTGGGCAGCCTCTGCTCCTGCCACTGCCACCGCCACCTGCAGCTTCTCCAGACGCTCGTACACCTGCAGGGGGAGACGGGGCTCTCAGGGCGCCAGGCCCAAGCGGGGCTCCCCCGGCACCCCCGGTCGGGGCACAGGGCCGCTCCGGGTCACCTGTGGCCTGTGTCGGGGCTTGGGCTTCCGGGGGCCCCAGGGACCGCGCGGCCGGCCTACCCTGCAGCCGGGGAAGCTCCATCCCTCGCCTGTTTAGCCCTGTCACGAGGAATGCCGAGCAGTCACGGCTGCTCAAACCAGGGCCGGAGAAGGGCTCTTCTCTGTCCCCTGGGAAGCTAAGCTCACGGCCCTGCTGCCCTCACAGGGGCCTCTGCATTCTCGACGGCAGGGGAcagaggtgaggggcaggagACGCAGGTGCAGTGGCGCAGCGCACCCAGCACGGGGCGCCGTCGAGGCCCTTTCCCTGCGCGCCCCGCCGGGTGGGCTCGGGCCGCCCCAGCAGAACTGAAGGGCAAGTGGAAAAACGTCTGGAGACGCTGTCCCCAGAAAGAGGCCTGGCAGGTGCCACGCAGGGCTCGCTGCAGGGCGGCGCCGTGTCTGATgggccaccccccgccccgggggccgCCAGCCAGTCACCAGTGCTCCCCCCGGGCTACCTGGGTCATGGGGGGCCTCCTCTTGGCCCGGCGGTGCAGGCAGCAGCAAGCCAGCTGGCCCAGGACCAAGCCCAGCTCCGGCGGGCACGGCCCGGGCCTGGGGTCCAGGTGCTTCTTACAGATCTGGCTGGCAATCGGGGCGGCCCAGGCATCCGTGGCCAGGCCTGCTTGGAGTGTGCTCTGGGTGCTTCTGAGGGTCACCCCGGCCTCCTCGGCCTCCTCTTCCACCAGGTCCTTCTGTGGGACAGACACTGTGAGCGTGGCCGCTGACGGGGCCGCGCCTTCACCCCATTCCCCGGGCTCTCATCACTGACTCCTGAGGGCTTTTTGGACACTGATTAAGCACCCATGGCGTGCCCAGCACTGCCCCAGGCCTGAGGGATGCAGCGACGGAGCACCCTGGGCCCACCTTCACGGAGCTGACCTCCTGGAGCGGAAGAGACACCAACAAGCCTGGAAACCAACGGGAAGCTTCGaggaaggggcgcctgggcggctgcCTTCGAtgctgggatcgaggcccacgcccggctccctgctcagcgggaagtccgcttctctctgcctccccctgctcatcaCCCTGCccctctctcgctcactctccctctcaaataaatcgataaaatctcaaaaagaaaaagaaagaaaacttccatgGAGAGGCCCACGGTGCTTTGACCAGGGCCTGAGCAAGTAGCACGTAGGAACCTGGGCGCCGGGATCTGAAGGCACAAATTGGCCAGAGGTCAGAGGCGAGcggcagggggggcgggggggagcacCCCACAGAGAGGTACCCAGGGGTGCAGCCGGGACTGCAGGCCATCTTGTGTTTTGAGACTGGAAGGACCAGGAGGAAGCACCTGGGTGGGAAGGGACCTTTTGGGCAGGAGGAAAGGCTCGAACCAAGGCGCTGGGGCAGGCAGCAGGGCTAGCTGAGCTTGGAGGACAGAGGACACTGGTGATGGCGGGACCCAGGGAGTTGTGGTTAAGGGATTGGGCCTCCGCCCCAAGCCCAGGGGGAAGGCAAAGAGCCTTCCACACTATCTCTTGTTTGTTTTGCAACTTCGCTTAGGCCCTGGCACGGAGAACAAAGAGGAAGGGTCCAAAGAAGACCAGAGAAGGATCCCCGGGGAGCCTGCCTGGCTCCACCCACTGTGCCAATGGGATGTGCTGATGGATGGAGAAGGTGAAGGAAGCGCTCCCGAGGGGCTCCCCAGTTCCAGCCCTGACCCTCCGAGCCTCGCTAACGGACAGAGACAGCCCCAAGCCCGGATCAGGGGCAGCAGGAGGTAAACCAGCCCCAAAACGTAAAGAACAAACGTTGACCGAACGCATTCCGGGCCCTGGAATCATCTGAGCACGGCAGGTGCATGAAGCCTCTTAGCATGTGGGGCCATGGGCCCCGCGACGACCAGCAGGGCTCTGCTCCAAGACCACTGTCGGGCCGGGACCGGAACCCAGGCCTCCCGCCTCCTGGCCCCGTCCCAGCGCACAGTGAGCCAGACCGAGCCAGACAGAACCGGGCAGCTCCCTCCCAGTATGCAGCGCTCCTCAGCTCGCCTGACTTCCCACCGCAgcctcccccagggccctgtgTTCTCTTCTCCCCTGCGCTTCTGGCCCCACTGGgatctccccttccccactcccagcccagGTGGGAGCTGGAAAGGCCCATAGCATCTGCAGAAGAAAGACAGGTTTTTCCTCAGCAAGGTCAAGGGAAGCTGTCTGGAGCCCTGCCTACTTCCAGAGATGAGTCAGCAGTAGCAGGGGCTGGCTTCTGTGGGGCACTGCACTCCAGATCATTCCACCCTCCAGGGCTGCACCTGTTGGTTATCAGGAGTGGcgcttccctgcctcccctctgcctctctccgtccctccctgccccagctcagAACGCTCACCAGATACTTGGTCTTGGCACCCTGCGTCCTCACAGCCCTCTGGCCAGCCAGGGTCTCCAGCACAACCTGGAGAGGGCAGGATGGAGAGTGTCGCAGTGCCTCCTGGGATggtgctgccccagggccttggcaGGGACGGCCATGTGCGGCGGGGCTTGTGGGGTGGACGGGGGCGCCCAGCCCAACGAGGCGGCCGAGGCTGACGGGGGCCCGGCCCTCGGACGGGCCGCCGAGGACTGGCTGCCAGCAAAGATGAAGCCACGCGTCATGGGGCTGACGCTTCGGCGGTTTGGAGGGCCACTTGCAGGGAAGGGCCGAGATGTGGGGCCGCGGTGGGGGCCGGTGTCGGGGACGGAGGGGCCCTGGAGCTGACGCCACGGTCAGCTTCCTGCCAGCTCGCTCTCTGGCCTCGGAGGGCACCACCCGGGCCCTCCTGCCTTTGCTTGGCCACAGCGCCCGCACCCCAAGCCAGGAAAGGGGCCGGTGGCTCACCACGCCGAAGCTGAAGGTATCCGTGTCCACGGCCAGTCTCCCCGTCTTGACGTACTCCTCGGGCAGGTAGGCCAGGGTGCCGCGCACCGTCCGCGTCCGGGCCACTGTGCTGCTCTGGCCGGGGTTGGCCCCTGCAAAACGGCTGAGACGGGCCAGGCCAAAGTCTCCCAGTTTGGGCATCAGTCTGTCATCCAGGAGGACGTTGGAACTTGCAGAGGGAAGGAGCGGTGTCGGGTGGGCCCGGGCCAGCGCCGCACCCCACAGTCGCCTGGCACCGACAAAACTGGACTTGGGGCTGCCGCCGGCCTGCACCTGGCCCATGGAAAGTGGCTGGCGCCGCCTGGTGGCCCGGCCGCAGGGTGCGGTGGGGGGGCTCCCTCACACAGTCTGGTCCCCGCTCATCAGCGGGGCCCACCTTGGCCTCTACTTCCACACCTGTCCCAGCGGGCCAGGTACTCAGTGACCCAGGGCCCCTTGGGCCTCAGAGAGCAAGTGGCACTGCTGCCTGCTGGCAGAAGATTCAGGAACATCATTCCCTTGCCAGAGTCTCTGCTCTTACCGCTCTTGGAGGCCCCAGGGGCCTGGCTGTGTCCCgccctcacctttttttttttttaaagattttatttatttattcatagatgcagagagagaaagaagcagagacccaggcagagggagaagcaggcttcatgcagggagcccgacgcaggactcgacccagggtctccaggatcacgccctgggctgcaggcggcgctaaaccgctgcgccactggggctgacCCTGCCCTCACCTTTTGATGTCTCCGTGGATGAGGCTGGGGCTGTCCTGATGTAAAAACTGAATGGCCCGTGCTGTGCCCAGAAGGATGTTCAGTCGCTGAGGCCAGGAGAGAGGGGCGCAGGCCTCGGtctagagaggcagagggagcaaagGGGCAcaggagaggctgggaggccACTGTGCCTTGACCCCAAGCGCCCCTCCGCCTGTCACTGTGGCATCTAGAGAAGCCACTCCACTCTCTGGGCCTGTGTCCCCTTCTGGAAAACAAGGAGCAAAATCTCCACGAGGTACTTCACCAGAAGGTCGAGACTAAGCTATTCTAGTGCTTTGTAAGGCACGCCGAGGAGGGGCCCGTGGCCGGGGACGTGCTTCCCGGAGCCATCATCCAACTGGGCGCTCCTCCGTGCTTGGCGTTCACCCCTCGTTCCTGGGGTGACCGGGATGTGGTCAGGGGCACtggccccacctcccccagcacGGCATGCTCGTCCTGGGAGCGGACGTGCCCCGTGTGTCCTGGGGGTGTCACAAGAGGAGGGCCAGCTGCAGATCCAGACGGTGCAGTCTGCCGCCCCAGGCCGCCTTTATTCAAGGGCGATGCTGACCAGACCCTTCAGCCACTCTGCTTGCAACAGGGACAAGCGTGAGTCAGGGCACTGGGTCAGTCACCCCCTTCTTAGAGGCGCCATGACCCAGGCGCCCTGGCCCGCAGGAACGGCCAGGGACAGAGCACAGGGAGGGGTGCCAGGGAAACTGGGGGCCCGCCAGGGCCCACAGCCTGAGCCCAGACCTCGCCTGCTGGTGGGACCTGCCCAGAGAGCCTGGGGCTGTGTGCCCCCTGCTTCGCCCGGGTGCTCCGGGTGCCGCGGGTCCGGGGAGGCGTGCCGGGCCAGGGAAGTCTACCTGGAAGTGCAGGCGGTCTTCCAGGGAGCCATTGGGCAGGAAGCCGTAGACGAGGCAGTAGAAGCCACTCTCGGCACAGTAGCCAGCAAAGTCCACAATGTTTGGGTGACGAAACCTGCTTGAAAGAGTGGGACCCGCTCTGGCCCCCGGCCTCCACCACGCTTTCCATGTGGACGTCgtgggggtgggctgggcctGACAAGCTCTGAGGGCCTGAGGGAGCCTGGTAGCATGCTCGGTGGTCCTGGAGGCCACTGGAACCCCCAGCTGACTCTCCCCGCGCCCCCAGCCAGGAGGGGTGCCCCCGGCTCACCGTGACAGTTGTTCCACTTCGGTCAGGAAGCTCTGCTTCACTGTGGTCCACTCCAGGtctgccccctgcagcccccaagGAAAACGAGGGCGGGGAGGCAGCGTGAAGCTCGTGCGGCCAGGCTCGATGGCCACTCTCGCTGCCACCCGTCCTGGGCCCAGCGCAACCAAGGTGCTGGGAGACCCTGAACTGGAGAATCAGAGGGCTGAAGGAGGGCCACGGGGAGGTGAGGGTGTGCGGACAAGCTGCCAGGGCCTCCGTGGGCGTGTGGGGGGCACTGCTACACCCACCTCCTTCAGCCTCTTCACCGCGTACAGCGTGTTCCTCATCACCGCCCGGTACACGCAGCCGAAGCCGCCCTCCCCGATCTTCAGCTTGTCCGAGAAGTTGTGGGTGCTCTGGGAGATCTCACTGAGGGGCCAGCAGAACGGAGAggggtgggctccctgcaggagcgaCGCTGGGCTCTCTGCGCTGGGCTgtgggaggagatggaggagcagGCGGGGGCCTCTGTGCCCGTCCCCGGAGAGTCACAAGCGCCCCCTGCCCAGCTGCCTCCTGGCCGGCCCTCCTGAGCTGCCTGGGGTCCCCAGCAGCATTTTTTTGCTCGTGTTGACTGTCCCCTGGGGGTGGGACCCACTTACCTTGGTAGAGGAAGGGGCTGGACGTGGCGGTGGCGGCTGCAGGATGCCAGGGCTGTGGACAGGACCGAGCTCAGCCCCAGAATGGGTCTGGGAGCCTGGAAAAGCTTCACAAACACACCAGTGAGAGGCAGGCGGGCCGCGACGGTCTCCGGCAGCGGCGACGGTCAGGGCGGCCCTTCGCGAAGGTCCGTCAAGCCCGACACCCGGGCCCTCTTACCTGGGGACGGGAGTGTGGACGCGACACCCGGGCCCTCTTACCTGGGGACGGGAGTGTGGAC
The nucleotide sequence above comes from Canis lupus dingo isolate Sandy chromosome X, ASM325472v2, whole genome shotgun sequence. Encoded proteins:
- the IRAK1 gene encoding LOW QUALITY PROTEIN: interleukin-1 receptor-associated kinase 1 (The sequence of the model RefSeq protein was modified relative to this genomic sequence to represent the inferred CDS: deleted 1 base in 1 codon), which produces MAGGPGPGDPAAPGAQHFLYEVPPWVMCRFYKVMDALEPADWCQFAALIVRDQTELRLCERSGQRTASVLWPWINRNARVADLVSILTHLQLLRARDIITAWHPPAPLLPPSTSAPRPSSPPAPCEADVPRPRKLPTASASTLPSPAFPGSQTHSGAELGPVHSPGILQPPPPRPAPSSTKPSAESPASLLQGAHPSPFCWPLSEISQSTHNFSDKLKIGEGGFGCVYRAVMRNTLYAVKRLKEGADLEWTTVKQSFLTEVEQLSRFRHPNIVDFAGYCAESGFYCLVYGFLPNGSLEDRLHFQTEACAPLSWPQRLNILLGTARAIQFLHQDSPSLIHGDIKSSNVLLDDRLMPKLGDFGLARLSRFAGANPGQSSTVARTRTVRGTLAYLPEEYVKTGRLAVDTDTFSFGVVVLETLAGQRAVRTQGAKTKYLKDLVEEEAEEAGVTLRSTQSTLQAGLATDAWAAPIASQICKKHLDPRPGPCPPELGLVLGQLACCCLHRRAKRRPPMTQVYERLEKLQVAVAVAGAEAAHHGPPSPQENSYVSVPSSGASPRQPLAAPSGAPAQATEWLQKGPNQPVESDESVSGLSAALCSWHMSPSCPPGLALPGSSAQGPPWGPRPPSGRPAVLGGGASQEPSWGGGPGPQLTAVEGSLLSSSASSQPPQIVINPARQKMVQKLALYEDGVLDSLQLLSSSSLPDLGGEHQHRPRPEESDEFQS